DNA from Synechococcus elongatus PCC 6301:
CATTGACCTGTTGTGTTGCCTCAGCACCACCCCAAGCTGCAGCCGTCAAAACAGCAATGTCGATGGTTTGCAGTAGCTCGTGGAAGCGATCGATGTCCGCCATATCGGCTTCGATCACCTCCACTCCGGGCCGACGCTTGACATCAATCGTCAGCTTCTGGCGATCGCGGACGAGCAGAAACAGCTCATAGTCTGTGTTGAGCAGCAACGTTTCCGTCAGATAGTGGCCGACACAGCCGCTGGCCCCAGTGATGAAGACGCGCTTACTCACCCAGTGATTGCCTCTCGCAAGTTAGTGACTCGCTGCCAAGAGTTGATCGAGGTTTTTGGCCGTCTCAAAGAAGTGACGGGCATTATCCTCAGGAGTCCCGGGCAGGATGCCGTGGCCCAAGTTGAGAATGTGCCGCTGATTGCCAGCTTTACGCACCGTGTCCAAAATGCGATCGCGGATGAAATCTTGAGAGCCAAACAGCACACCCGGATCGATGTTGCCTTGCAGGCCGATATCCGGACCCAAGCGGCGGCGAGCATCGAGCAAATCAACCGTCCAATCGACGCTGACGATATCGCAGCCCGACTGGCCCATCCGCTCCAGTACGCCAGCACTACCGCTGATGTAGAGAATTAAGGGCACTTCAGGGTGTTTTGCCTTCACTTGCTGGAAGACACGCTGCTGATAAGGCAGAGCGAAGGTGTCGTAATCGATCGGGCTCAGCTGACCGGCCCAAGAATCGAACAGCTGAACAACCTGCGCACCACAGTCAATTTGGTGGCAGAGGTAGATGGCAATGTTGTCGGCTAGCTTGCCCAACAACTCATGCAGGATCGTCGGTTCCGAAAAGGCAAGGTGCTTGATGTTGGCGTAGGTTTTCGAGCTTTTACCTTCGATCGCATAGGCCGCGAGAGTCCATGGCGCACCGGCAAACCCTAGCACGGCGGCTTCGTTGCCGACTTCCTGACGAAGGGTTTCCAAAATTGGACGAATGAAAGGCGTGGCTTCTTCCGGATCGAGATCATGCACTGCTGCCACTTGTTCAGCCGTGCGGATCGGCGGCTCCAGAATCGGGCCTTTGCTCTCAATGATGTCGAAGGGAATGCCCATGCCCGGCAAGGGCGTCAGGATATCCGAGAACAGGATGACGCCGTCGGGCTTGAAAGCGCGGAACGGTTGCAGCGAAATTTCGATCGCCAGTTCCGGCGTTTCCGAACGCTCACGGAAGCCAGGGTACTTGTCCCGCAGATCGCGATAGACCTTCATGTAGCGACCAGCTTGGCGCATCATCCACACGGGTGGGCGATCGAGAACCTCGCCACGGGCAGCGCGCAAAAGTCGGGGGAGCGAAGACGACGCGACCATGAAACCTACAGAGTAGAGGAGCGAACGCCAGTGGGTTCCGCCAGTCTGGCAATTTCGAATTATAGGGGACTGTTGGCAGCCTCACTCAGGGATTCTGGGCCAGAGGCCAGTTCAAGCACGAGGGTCGTCAGCGGTGGCAGACAGAGATCAAGGGAATAGGGCCGATTGTGGCAAGACCATTCATCAGTCCATTTGCCACCCAGATTACCCATGTTGCTGCCGCCGTAGGAGCGGGCATCACTGTTAAAGATCTCGCGGTAGAAACCGGCAACCGGTACCCCAATTCGGTAGTGGGCATGGGGCTGGGGTGTGAAATTACAGACCACCACCAAGAAGCGATCGCTCTCGTGGGCGCGGCGAATAAACGAGACGATGCTGTGACGATTGTCGCTACAGTCAATCCACTCAAAACCGGCTTGATTGCAGTCCTCGCTGTAGAGTGCGGGCGCATTGCGATAGAGGTGATTGAGGTCTTTAACGAATTGTTTCAGACCCTGATGGGGTTCGTACTGGAGCAGGTGCCACTCCAGATCGCCCCAGACATTCCACTCCGCCCACTGACCGAACTCCATGCCCATGAATAGGGTCTTCTTACCAGGGTGGGTGAACATGTAGCCCAACAGGCACCGGAGGTTGGCGAACTTCTGCCATTCATCGCCGGGCATTTTGCCAATCAGATTGCTTTTGCCATGGACGACTTCGTCGTGGCTGAGCGCCAGCATGAAGTTCTCACTGAAGGCGTACCAAATGCTGAAGGTGACGTTGTTTTGGTGGAACTGGCGGAACCAAGGATCCATGCTGAAGTAGTCCAGCATGTCGTGCATCCAGCCCATATTCCACTTGAGGTTGAAGCCCAAGCCGCCGACATAGGTGGGCCAAGAGACCATTGGCCAGGACGTCGATTCTTCTGCGATCGACAGTGCACCGGGGAAGTAACTGAAGATCAGGTGGTTGACCTGGCGCAGGAAGTCCGCCGCTTCAATGTTTTCGCGCCCACCGTACTCATTGGGGATCCACTCACCTTCCTTGCGGTTGTAGTCGAGGTAGAGCATCGAGGCGACGGCATCGACCCGAATGCCATCGATGTGGTACTTGTCGAACCAAAACAGGGCATTGGCTGCAAGGAAGTTGCGCACTTCGTGGCGACCGTAGTTGAAGACCAGGGTGCCCCATTCGCGGTGCTCGCCTTGGCGTGAGTCGGCGTGCTCATAGAGGTGGGTGCCATCGAAGAAGGCGAGGCCATGGCCGTCTTTGGGGAAGTGGCCGGGCACCCAGTCGAGAATGACGCCGATCCCGTTTTGATGGCAGCGATCGACGAAGTACATGAAGTCTTCGGGGCTGCCGTAGCGACTGGTGGCGGCATAGTAGCCGGTGACCTGATAGCCCCAAGAACCATCGAAGGGATGTTCCGCGATCGGCAGCAGCTCGATGTGGCTATAGCCCAGATCGAGCACGTAGGGAATCAGGCGATCGGCCAATTCCCGATAGGTGAGGAAGCGGGCCCCTGGCTTGAGATCGGCAACGGGGACCGGTGGTAGTGGCTTGCCTTGAGCGTCCGTCGCGATCGCATCTGAACTGGCATGCATCCACGAGCCAAGGTGCACTTCATAGACCGAGATCGGCTGCCGCAAGGGCTCTTGATGCCGGCGGCGTTCCAGCCAATCCGCATCCCCCCAGGTGTAGCGATCGAGATCGGCAACAATTGATGCAGTCTTGGGACGAACTTCCTGCTGGAAACCATAGGGGTCACTTTTTTCGTAGATGTGACCGTCGTAGTTTTTGATCTCGTACTTGTAGGCAGCACCTACCGTGAGTTCGGGAATGAACAGTTCCCAGATGCCATTGCTGCGCCGCGCCATCTGATGCTTGCGGCCATCCCAGCTATTGAAATCACCCAGAATGGAGACATTACGGGCACTGGGAGCCCAAACGGCGAAGTTAACGCCAGCCACGTTTTCAAGCTCGCAGGGGTGAGCCCCCAGTTTTTCGTAGATGCGGTGGTGATTACCCTCTGCAAACAGGTGGATGTCATAGTCCGTCAGCAAGGGCGATCGGAAGGCATAGGGATCGTAGATAATCCGCTCGCGTTCTCCCTCTGTAATGCGCAGTTGATAGATCTCCAGAGTCTCTTCTGGGACCCAAGTCTCAAAAAAATGGGGATGATGCACCGGGTGCATCGCAAATTCGCGGCGCAAGGCTGGACAGATCACAGCAGCTTCTTGCGCCTCGGGTAGATAGGCGCGAATCACCCACCCGGCTTGACCTTCGTGCTCGTAGGGATGAGGGCCCAGAATATCGAAAGGATTTTGCTCTTGATTACTGGCAATGCGATTGACCTGCTCGACGGATAGGCTGCTGGAGGGGAGCGGGGTCGTACCAGTCATAGGGTTACGCAGGAAGGATCAGGGTCAGGCTAGCCCAAATAGGCCAGAGTCCTAGTCACTGTAGCAATCCGACTCGACTCTGCTGCAGTTCTTGGCACAGATTACAGAGTTCCGCTCTGGGACGCTGAACCTTGAGGCAATCGCCACAGCGGTTGACGCTGACAAAAATCAGGTTAAAACAACCTCAGAGTCTTCATCAAAAACTCCAGTGCCTCGTTTTCTGCGCTGCTTGCCCCGATCGCTAGCCATCAGTGGCTTGAGTTGCAGTTGCTGGAGCTGGGGGGCGATCGCCTCTCCGCTCCCCATCGAAAGACAGGGTAGTTGTCCTCTGGGCTACTACGCCTCCGGCAGCTACTGTGTCCCGGGGCGGCAAGCGCGACCCGCCGTCCTCAAGCTCGGTAATTGTCCAGTGGGCTGGTACGCCTCCGGTAACTATTGCCTGGCTAGCCAGACGGCTCGGCCTGTGATCCCTAAGCTTGGATCCTGTCCTATCGGCAGCTATGCCAACGGCAACTACTGTGTGCTGACTCGCTAGTGATCGTGCCTAGGCAACTGGGGCCGAGTGGGTTTCGCCAACGTGAACCGTCTTCACCCAGCGCAGTTGTTTAGGCCAGAAGGCCATGCGCATGGTGGTATAGGCCATCACTGGAATCCAGTGCAGCATGTAGATCACACCCAACAGGCTTTGTCCGATTGGCAGGGGATTGCGAGCCTCATGCGATCGCGCTTGCCGGATGCCACGCAACAGACTGATCAGCGTCAAGCCCACGGTCAGACCTGCCAAAGGACCATAGAGGGGCGATCGCTTCAGGATCAGCGCCAAGGCCAAGTCAGGAATAGCAGCGGTCGGCAGGATGTATTGGGTCAACCAGAAAATCGCTAAGTCGACGCTCCGCTGCGGTCCTAAACGGTTGCGGACCAACCAAGGCCAATAGTCGAGGTAGCGTTGGTAGCCCCCTTCGGCCCAGCGACGCCGCTGATGCCAGAGCGCCAGACTGCGAACCACCCCTTCTTCTTGCACGGCGGGATGGATGCAACAGTCAATCCACCAGTGATCAAGATGCAGCCGGAAGGCCAAATCAAGATCGTCGGTAATCGTCTCTTCGTTGAAGCCGCCGCAGCGCTCGAGGGCGGCTCGCCGGATAAATTGCCCGTTTCCGCGCAGTTCACCAATCCCCCCAATCGCGACCCGCTGTTGTTGCAGGTAAGCATCGAGCATCATTTCGACGGTTTGGCCGCGAGTCCAGAAGTTGGTGCCACTATTGGCGATCGCTTTGCGGACCTGCACGGCTCCTAGTTGAGGTTGCTGGAAGCGCGGCAGCACCTGCTGGAGCAGATCTACTGGAGCTTGGGCATCGGCGTCAAAGACGGCAATGAACTCACCCTGGGTCTGGGGCCAAACTTCATTGAGAGCGCCTGATTTACCACCGGGAGCGCCCGCCTGTCGCTGGTGCACCCGCAGTTGGGGATAGTGGCTTTGGAGCTCTGCTAAGCGATCGGGCGTGGCGTCGGTGCTGGCATCGTCGATCACCCAAACCTCGAGGCGATCGCTGGGATAGTCCAAGGAACAAAGGTTGTGAACCAAGCGCTCAATGACTTCGGCCTCGTTTTTGGCAGCAACAAGCAGAGAAACCTGGGGCCAGTCTTGGCGATCGCTGGGTAACGCCACAACTTCAGCATGACGGTGGGCACCCATCAGCCGCAGGAAATGGATGCCCAACCCCAGGGCGATCGCCCAAACGATCGGGGCACCCCACAGGCTGAGATGCAGGGCAGCAGTAAGCCCCCATACGGCAACCAAGACTACGGCAGCCTTGCGGCGGCGACCAGCAGTGTATTGGTAGTAGTCAATCTCGGGAGCAGATGACAACGCCACAGGAGAAGGGGTGACAGTCGCATCCAAGGGTGAATTGAGAGGCATGGGCAGCGTTGCCGCTAGGGAGCAGTGAACAGGCGTCAAGTCTCTCTGTTCTTATCACAGCCTTCGCTGATTCGGCGGTCGACCCCAGAGGGCGATCGCGCTTCATTCCAGTTCTGGACTGCAATCTTGCTTACAATCGGTGATCCCCCGCGCGATCGCTGAAGCCATCTCTTCAACAGCGCGCAAAAAGGGCGGTGAGCCAACTCAATGAGG
Protein-coding regions in this window:
- the glgB gene encoding 1,4-alpha-glucan branching protein GlgB translates to MTGTTPLPSSSLSVEQVNRIASNQEQNPFDILGPHPYEHEGQAGWVIRAYLPEAQEAAVICPALRREFAMHPVHHPHFFETWVPEETLEIYQLRITEGERERIIYDPYAFRSPLLTDYDIHLFAEGNHHRIYEKLGAHPCELENVAGVNFAVWAPSARNVSILGDFNSWDGRKHQMARRSNGIWELFIPELTVGAAYKYEIKNYDGHIYEKSDPYGFQQEVRPKTASIVADLDRYTWGDADWLERRRHQEPLRQPISVYEVHLGSWMHASSDAIATDAQGKPLPPVPVADLKPGARFLTYRELADRLIPYVLDLGYSHIELLPIAEHPFDGSWGYQVTGYYAATSRYGSPEDFMYFVDRCHQNGIGVILDWVPGHFPKDGHGLAFFDGTHLYEHADSRQGEHREWGTLVFNYGRHEVRNFLAANALFWFDKYHIDGIRVDAVASMLYLDYNRKEGEWIPNEYGGRENIEAADFLRQVNHLIFSYFPGALSIAEESTSWPMVSWPTYVGGLGFNLKWNMGWMHDMLDYFSMDPWFRQFHQNNVTFSIWYAFSENFMLALSHDEVVHGKSNLIGKMPGDEWQKFANLRCLLGYMFTHPGKKTLFMGMEFGQWAEWNVWGDLEWHLLQYEPHQGLKQFVKDLNHLYRNAPALYSEDCNQAGFEWIDCSDNRHSIVSFIRRAHESDRFLVVVCNFTPQPHAHYRIGVPVAGFYREIFNSDARSYGGSNMGNLGGKWTDEWSCHNRPYSLDLCLPPLTTLVLELASGPESLSEAANSPL
- the hemE gene encoding uroporphyrinogen decarboxylase — translated: MVASSSLPRLLRAARGEVLDRPPVWMMRQAGRYMKVYRDLRDKYPGFRERSETPELAIEISLQPFRAFKPDGVILFSDILTPLPGMGIPFDIIESKGPILEPPIRTAEQVAAVHDLDPEEATPFIRPILETLRQEVGNEAAVLGFAGAPWTLAAYAIEGKSSKTYANIKHLAFSEPTILHELLGKLADNIAIYLCHQIDCGAQVVQLFDSWAGQLSPIDYDTFALPYQQRVFQQVKAKHPEVPLILYISGSAGVLERMGQSGCDIVSVDWTVDLLDARRRLGPDIGLQGNIDPGVLFGSQDFIRDRILDTVRKAGNQRHILNLGHGILPGTPEDNARHFFETAKNLDQLLAASH
- a CDS encoding glycosyltransferase; protein product: MPLNSPLDATVTPSPVALSSAPEIDYYQYTAGRRRKAAVVLVAVWGLTAALHLSLWGAPIVWAIALGLGIHFLRLMGAHRHAEVVALPSDRQDWPQVSLLVAAKNEAEVIERLVHNLCSLDYPSDRLEVWVIDDASTDATPDRLAELQSHYPQLRVHQRQAGAPGGKSGALNEVWPQTQGEFIAVFDADAQAPVDLLQQVLPRFQQPQLGAVQVRKAIANSGTNFWTRGQTVEMMLDAYLQQQRVAIGGIGELRGNGQFIRRAALERCGGFNEETITDDLDLAFRLHLDHWWIDCCIHPAVQEEGVVRSLALWHQRRRWAEGGYQRYLDYWPWLVRNRLGPQRSVDLAIFWLTQYILPTAAIPDLALALILKRSPLYGPLAGLTVGLTLISLLRGIRQARSHEARNPLPIGQSLLGVIYMLHWIPVMAYTTMRMAFWPKQLRWVKTVHVGETHSAPVA